A window of the Pleomorphomonas sp. T1.2MG-36 genome harbors these coding sequences:
- a CDS encoding proton-conducting transporter transmembrane domain-containing protein: protein MLSLTQIDPMALAWMGAIFLFFGEVAALMSLPSLVRVVIWSTVAEIGYILIGVGLGGEAGLTGAYMHFGYQVIMRGLVIAAGWYIIRRTGSSRLDDLAGSGHRMPVAATLFGFGLFSVMGLSPFKGSFSKFLVLYAAIEQGHWAIALIGTAASIVAAYYYLVVIQRVCLEHPARRVELNSAPALALPIAWALAAVTALISVFPLPFQHAAEALAGAVGGVPEFESPWALLVLVPYIGAFAVYGLGHVSTRARDIGAVVLAVATLALVVFDTSLDPASRVFALVFAGITAVMIVYSIGYMARAEWTNRYYFFAFLMIGSLLGLTTAHEMGNFYVYWELMTWTSYFLVIHEQNQKSLRAGLIYFMMCASGAYLMHFGILLTHAEIGSFEFATLAEKVGMISPLSGLVIALCFFAGFAVKAGVWPVHSWLPIAHPAAPSSISGPLSGILTKAGVFGLVKVLFIVIGVPALSTFTGWGLSLEVVLIGLGLITLLYGEIRALLETEIKRMLAFSTLAQVGEIVAVLGIGTALATDASLLHVTNHAVMKTLLFFAAGAFIMQTGRRNIADLAGVGRVMPFTAGCYALATVSIMGLPPFSGFVSKFLMVYAAAEAGHYEVAIGLLVGGIIAVVYYLRVVGMLFFRPWKGEAGVKEAPLPMLIAVGVLAAAIIFGGFVPSFQLDLVGAVGAEVAARSGLAAAALPSLVMTWTLPATIAFLGAVAVWLVGRKSVQQAGWLAVAVLVAAFLAVIFTAPAYDTLSFWFAVLIAGVGALNMLHATAYLAHNHAQPRFFAAFGIMIAGLLGMTAAKDIFTFFGFWELMSSWALWAAIIHEESDVARKEGFKYFFFNTVGASFMFLGVAVLAAHAGTFDLVEIGQKALDMPLATLAIGIVPVFIGLVMKAAMLPVRIDVQMHPAAAPTPVSGYISAVLLKSGPWGVLKLFSLFGGSAVFLRLGGEIGGVPALMDVIAIIAGITVVYAGAMAVVQNGIKLLLIYSTVSQLGYVLMALCLGTSLGVAGGLFHFVNHMFLKDTLFLVAGAVMVKSHASQLDELGGLGRKMPITFGFFLFAGLSLAGVPPLNGFSSKWMIFSAAFESGHWALATGAMVSSLFTLAAVLKFAHAAFMGAPTAKALEAEEAPMSMLVPMGILVGASVLLGFFPGLALVPIAKMQAELGLTPIDASIFGPLPGAGGWSPLALSLLVLIVAAAFIPWMRLAHRGIQKSGLHFAGATPTDFLPEAGGRVGAVNLFESPTAAIRSLLAAKPAKAKEQH, encoded by the coding sequence ATGCTCTCCCTCACTCAGATCGACCCGATGGCGCTGGCCTGGATGGGCGCGATCTTCCTGTTCTTCGGTGAAGTCGCCGCTCTCATGAGCCTGCCGAGTCTGGTACGCGTCGTCATTTGGTCGACCGTCGCCGAGATTGGCTACATTCTGATCGGTGTCGGTCTCGGCGGCGAAGCCGGCCTGACCGGTGCCTACATGCACTTTGGCTATCAGGTCATCATGCGTGGCCTCGTGATCGCCGCCGGCTGGTACATCATCCGCCGCACCGGCTCTTCGCGCCTCGACGATCTCGCAGGCTCGGGTCACCGCATGCCGGTGGCAGCCACGTTGTTCGGCTTCGGCCTGTTCTCCGTGATGGGGCTGTCGCCGTTCAAGGGATCCTTCTCCAAGTTCCTGGTGCTCTATGCCGCCATCGAGCAGGGTCACTGGGCCATCGCGCTCATCGGCACCGCCGCCTCGATCGTCGCCGCCTACTACTATCTGGTGGTGATCCAGCGCGTCTGCCTCGAGCATCCGGCGCGCCGCGTCGAGCTCAACAGCGCCCCGGCTCTTGCCTTGCCGATCGCCTGGGCTCTCGCCGCCGTCACCGCGCTGATCTCGGTGTTCCCGCTGCCCTTCCAGCATGCGGCCGAAGCTCTGGCCGGCGCCGTGGGTGGCGTTCCCGAGTTCGAGTCGCCCTGGGCGCTGCTGGTTCTCGTGCCCTACATCGGCGCCTTCGCCGTTTACGGCCTCGGCCACGTCTCGACCCGCGCCCGCGATATCGGCGCCGTGGTCCTCGCCGTCGCGACGCTGGCCCTCGTGGTGTTCGACACGAGCCTCGATCCGGCGTCCCGCGTTTTCGCGCTGGTCTTCGCCGGCATCACCGCCGTGATGATCGTCTACTCGATCGGCTACATGGCCCGTGCCGAGTGGACCAACCGCTACTACTTCTTCGCCTTCCTGATGATCGGCTCGCTGCTCGGCCTCACCACCGCGCACGAGATGGGCAACTTCTACGTCTACTGGGAGCTGATGACCTGGACCTCCTACTTCCTGGTCATTCACGAGCAGAACCAGAAGTCGCTCCGCGCCGGCCTCATCTATTTCATGATGTGCGCCTCCGGCGCCTATCTGATGCACTTCGGCATCCTGCTGACGCATGCCGAGATCGGCTCGTTCGAATTCGCCACCCTGGCCGAGAAGGTGGGCATGATCTCGCCGCTGTCCGGCCTCGTCATCGCGCTGTGCTTCTTCGCCGGTTTCGCGGTGAAGGCGGGCGTGTGGCCGGTCCATAGCTGGCTGCCGATCGCCCATCCGGCCGCGCCGTCGTCCATCTCCGGTCCGCTGTCCGGTATTCTGACCAAGGCCGGCGTGTTCGGCCTCGTCAAGGTGCTGTTCATCGTCATCGGCGTGCCGGCGCTCTCCACCTTCACCGGTTGGGGCCTCAGCCTCGAAGTGGTGCTGATCGGTCTCGGCCTGATCACCCTGCTCTACGGCGAAATCCGCGCTCTTCTCGAAACCGAGATCAAGCGGATGCTGGCCTTCTCGACGCTTGCCCAGGTTGGCGAGATCGTCGCGGTTCTCGGCATCGGCACGGCGCTCGCCACCGACGCCAGCCTGCTGCACGTCACCAACCACGCGGTCATGAAGACCCTGCTGTTCTTCGCAGCCGGCGCCTTCATCATGCAGACCGGCCGGCGCAACATCGCCGACCTCGCCGGTGTCGGCCGCGTCATGCCCTTCACGGCCGGCTGCTACGCGCTCGCCACCGTGTCGATCATGGGCCTGCCGCCCTTCTCGGGCTTCGTCTCGAAGTTCCTGATGGTCTACGCGGCGGCTGAAGCCGGCCACTACGAGGTGGCCATCGGCCTGCTGGTCGGCGGCATCATCGCCGTGGTCTACTATCTCCGCGTCGTCGGCATGCTGTTCTTCCGTCCCTGGAAGGGCGAAGCCGGCGTCAAGGAAGCACCGCTTCCGATGCTGATCGCCGTCGGCGTTCTCGCCGCCGCGATCATCTTCGGCGGCTTCGTGCCCTCGTTCCAGCTCGACCTCGTCGGTGCCGTCGGCGCTGAGGTGGCTGCCCGCAGCGGTCTCGCCGCGGCGGCGCTGCCGAGCCTCGTCATGACCTGGACGCTGCCTGCCACCATCGCCTTCCTCGGCGCCGTGGCGGTCTGGCTGGTTGGCCGCAAGTCGGTACAGCAGGCCGGATGGCTTGCCGTGGCGGTGCTTGTCGCAGCCTTCCTGGCGGTAATCTTCACCGCCCCGGCCTACGACACGTTGTCCTTCTGGTTCGCGGTGCTGATCGCCGGCGTCGGCGCGCTCAACATGCTGCACGCCACCGCCTATCTCGCCCACAACCACGCCCAGCCGCGCTTCTTTGCTGCCTTCGGCATCATGATCGCCGGCCTCCTGGGCATGACGGCGGCGAAAGACATCTTCACCTTCTTCGGTTTCTGGGAGTTGATGTCGAGCTGGGCGCTCTGGGCGGCCATCATCCATGAGGAATCCGACGTCGCGCGGAAGGAGGGCTTCAAGTACTTCTTCTTCAACACCGTCGGCGCCTCCTTCATGTTCCTCGGCGTCGCGGTGCTCGCGGCCCATGCCGGCACCTTCGATCTCGTCGAGATCGGCCAGAAGGCGCTCGACATGCCGCTTGCCACGCTGGCCATCGGCATCGTCCCGGTGTTCATCGGCCTCGTCATGAAGGCTGCCATGCTGCCCGTCCGCATCGACGTGCAGATGCATCCCGCCGCCGCCCCGACGCCGGTCTCCGGCTACATCTCGGCCGTTCTGCTGAAGTCCGGTCCGTGGGGCGTGCTGAAGCTGTTCAGCCTGTTCGGCGGCAGCGCGGTGTTCCTGCGCCTCGGTGGCGAGATCGGCGGCGTTCCGGCTCTGATGGACGTCATCGCCATCATCGCCGGCATCACCGTCGTCTACGCCGGTGCCATGGCGGTGGTTCAGAACGGCATCAAGCTCTTGCTGATCTACTCCACGGTCAGCCAGCTCGGTTACGTGCTGATGGCGCTCTGCCTCGGCACTTCGCTCGGCGTCGCCGGCGGCCTGTTCCACTTCGTCAACCACATGTTCCTGAAGGACACCCTGTTCCTCGTGGCCGGCGCCGTCATGGTGAAGAGCCATGCCAGCCAGCTCGACGAACTGGGTGGCCTCGGCCGGAAGATGCCCATCACCTTCGGCTTCTTCCTGTTCGCTGGCCTGTCGCTGGCTGGCGTGCCGCCGCTCAACGGCTTCTCCTCGAAGTGGATGATCTTCTCCGCTGCCTTCGAGAGCGGCCATTGGGCGCTTGCCACCGGTGCCATGGTGTCGTCGCTGTTCACCCTTGCCGCCGTGCTGAAGTTCGCCCACGCCGCCTTCATGGGCGCGCCGACGGCGAAGGCCCTCGAGGCCGAGGAAGCGCCGATGTCCATGCTGGTGCCGATGGGCATCCTGGTGGGCGCCAGCGTCCTGCTCGGCTTCTTCCCGGGTCTTGCCCTGGTGCCGATCGCCAAGATGCAGGCCGAACTCGGGCTCACCCCGATCGACGCCTCGATCTTCGGCCCGCTGCCGGGTGCCGGTGGCTGGAGCCCGCTCGCCCTCAGCCTCCTGGTGCTGATCGTCGCGGCGGCCTTCATCCCCTGGATGCGCCTGGCTCACCGCGGCATCCAGAAGAGCGGCCTGCACTTCGCCGGCGCCACGCCCACTGACTTCCTGCCGGAAGCCGGCGGCCGTGTCGGCGCCGTCAACCTGTTCGAGTCCCCGACCGCTGCCATCCGCAGCCTCCTGGCGGCCAAGCCCGCCAAGGCCAAAGAACAGCACTGA
- a CDS encoding respiratory chain complex I subunit 1 family protein — translation MSNQIAILLAVLLFPGGVFALAFGLAMKGVDRRVAARLQSRVGPPLLQPFFDIIKLGFKRTMVPAAANETVFLYTPLVGVVSMLIAAALVPIASVYAPDAAIGNLLVLLYLLMIPGIVLMIAGSASGSPYGAIGFSREMALMIAYEGPLVLIAAAVAIRTGMGMGGWATFSLNDIIAYQQTHGSFLFDPVMWPAVAAFCFFYPANLGIVPFDIPEAETEVLEGPLLEYSGPVLALFKIMSALKKVVVLSLGIALFFPAAPAGIVGGFLVWLIKMAVLMLVGITAVRLSMGRMRIDQAFVFFLKWPLLLAVASLAVVVVV, via the coding sequence ATGTCCAACCAGATCGCAATCTTGCTGGCGGTGCTCCTCTTCCCAGGTGGAGTCTTCGCCCTCGCTTTCGGCCTTGCCATGAAGGGTGTCGACCGCCGCGTCGCCGCCCGCCTCCAGAGCCGTGTCGGACCGCCGCTCTTGCAGCCGTTCTTCGACATCATCAAGCTCGGCTTCAAGCGCACCATGGTGCCGGCCGCCGCCAATGAGACGGTGTTCCTCTACACCCCGCTCGTCGGCGTCGTGTCCATGCTGATCGCCGCCGCTCTGGTGCCGATCGCCTCGGTCTATGCGCCGGACGCCGCCATCGGCAACCTTCTGGTGCTGCTCTACCTGCTGATGATCCCCGGCATCGTGCTGATGATCGCCGGCTCGGCTTCCGGCTCGCCCTACGGCGCCATCGGCTTCTCCCGCGAGATGGCCCTGATGATCGCCTACGAAGGCCCGCTGGTGCTGATCGCCGCCGCCGTCGCCATCCGTACCGGCATGGGCATGGGCGGCTGGGCCACCTTCTCGCTGAACGACATCATCGCCTATCAGCAGACCCACGGCTCCTTCCTGTTCGACCCGGTGATGTGGCCGGCGGTCGCCGCCTTCTGCTTCTTCTACCCGGCCAATCTCGGCATCGTTCCCTTCGACATTCCGGAGGCCGAGACCGAAGTGCTGGAAGGCCCGCTGCTTGAATACTCCGGCCCGGTGCTGGCGCTGTTCAAGATCATGTCGGCGCTGAAGAAGGTGGTCGTGCTGAGCCTCGGCATCGCCCTGTTCTTCCCGGCGGCCCCCGCGGGCATCGTCGGCGGCTTCCTGGTGTGGCTGATCAAGATGGCGGTGCTGATGCTGGTCGGCATCACCGCGGTCCGCCTGTCCATGGGCCGCATGCGCATCGACCAGGCCTTTGTGTTTTTCCTGAAGTGGCCCCTGCTGCTCGCCGTGGCGAGCCTTGCGGTCGTCGTCGTGGTCTGA
- a CDS encoding NADH-quinone oxidoreductase subunit B family protein, with amino-acid sequence MGLIPDFKKIATRSPWIYRINAGSCNGCDVEMATTALIPRYDIERLGCQYCGSPKHADIVLISGPLTVRVKDAVLRMYEEIPDPKVTVAVGVCPISGGIFRESYAVLAPIDQYIPIDVNVPGCPPRPQAIIAGVAKAIAIWRERL; translated from the coding sequence ATGGGCCTGATACCCGATTTCAAGAAGATCGCCACGCGCTCGCCCTGGATCTACCGGATCAACGCCGGCTCCTGCAACGGCTGCGACGTGGAGATGGCGACCACCGCGCTGATCCCCCGCTACGACATCGAGCGTCTCGGCTGCCAGTACTGCGGCAGCCCCAAGCACGCCGACATCGTGCTGATCTCCGGTCCGCTCACCGTCCGCGTCAAGGATGCGGTGCTGCGCATGTACGAAGAGATCCCCGATCCGAAGGTGACGGTGGCGGTCGGCGTCTGCCCGATCTCCGGCGGCATCTTCCGCGAAAGCTACGCCGTGCTGGCGCCGATCGACCAGTACATTCCGATCGACGTCAACGTGCCCGGCTGTCCGCCCCGGCCGCAGGCGATCATCGCCGGCGTCGCCAAGGCCATTGCCATCTGGCGCGAGCGTCTCTGA
- a CDS encoding 4Fe-4S binding protein, with the protein MNFLTIFARNLRQGPQTEAFPLGPAFTPERLRGRIEFKAESCEGCRICERVCPANAIRFAKTPDGMTFDCWHNTCVFCGNCEFYCPTDAIHQTNDWDLSHVNADKFDMVEHGLIPNQKCVECGATALNTAPMVKNAKPPLNAEEYTELRARCPKCRAKYLKNRKVPA; encoded by the coding sequence ATGAACTTCCTGACGATTTTCGCCCGCAACCTGAGGCAGGGTCCCCAGACCGAGGCCTTCCCCCTGGGACCGGCCTTCACGCCCGAGCGCCTGCGTGGCCGCATCGAGTTCAAGGCGGAGAGCTGCGAAGGCTGCCGCATCTGCGAGCGCGTCTGCCCGGCCAATGCCATCCGCTTCGCCAAGACGCCCGATGGCATGACCTTCGACTGCTGGCACAACACCTGCGTGTTCTGCGGCAATTGCGAGTTCTATTGCCCGACGGACGCCATCCATCAGACCAACGACTGGGACCTGTCCCATGTCAATGCCGACAAGTTCGACATGGTCGAGCATGGCCTCATTCCCAACCAGAAGTGTGTCGAGTGCGGCGCTACCGCGCTGAATACCGCACCGATGGTGAAGAATGCCAAGCCGCCGCTCAACGCCGAGGAATATACTGAGCTGCGCGCGCGCTGCCCGAAGTGCCGCGCCAAGTATCTCAAGAACCGGAAGGTCCCAGCATGA
- a CDS encoding NADH-quinone oxidoreductase subunit C encodes MSRLPQDLEARLTAAAPAGVEYSAETDQYGVTVAWLGLASAADLSPVAALLKDMGARLSMITCTQPSAPEEEEEDEDEDNDGEEKAEAEPKETPKSFGGTLLDGTSYEIDYHFDIAGDALTIIAYVPQGGSIASLTPLFRNADWHEREMMELYAVKVTDHPDPRRLFLDASVDGAVLERLIPFSTLVNAASTKGLWERLIAGKKGAA; translated from the coding sequence ATGAGCCGCCTACCGCAAGACCTGGAAGCCCGCCTCACCGCAGCGGCGCCGGCCGGCGTCGAGTACTCGGCCGAAACCGACCAGTACGGCGTTACCGTCGCCTGGTTGGGCCTCGCCAGCGCTGCCGATCTGTCGCCCGTCGCCGCCCTGCTCAAGGATATGGGCGCGCGCCTGTCGATGATTACCTGCACCCAGCCTTCCGCCCCCGAAGAGGAGGAGGAAGACGAGGACGAGGATAACGACGGCGAGGAAAAGGCCGAAGCCGAGCCCAAGGAGACGCCGAAGTCCTTCGGTGGCACGCTGCTCGACGGCACCTCCTACGAGATCGACTATCACTTCGACATCGCCGGCGACGCGCTGACGATCATCGCCTACGTGCCGCAGGGCGGCTCCATCGCCTCGCTGACGCCGCTGTTCCGCAATGCCGACTGGCACGAGCGCGAGATGATGGAACTCTACGCCGTCAAGGTGACCGACCATCCCGATCCGCGCCGCCTGTTCCTCGACGCTTCGGTCGACGGCGCCGTTCTCGAGCGGCTGATTCCGTTCTCGACGCTGGTCAATGCCGCCAGCACCAAGGGCCTGTGGGAACGCCTCATCGCCGGAAAGAAGGGTGCAGCATGA
- a CDS encoding hydrogenase large subunit, whose protein sequence is MSTHNVPETFSIPVGPLHVALEEPMYFKIDVQGETVSHIDINAGHAHRGIEYLTTKRSMYQNVVLTERICSLCSNSHPQTFAMAAEKIAGIEVPERGIYLRTVADELKRVTSHLFNVALLVHLVGYETYFMHMMQVREIGQDMLESIFGNRQDIGAMCIGGVRYDLDDKSIAYIKGAIDKIEAETKDIIKTFKTNGSILRRTKGVGVLTHADAITCGVVGPVARASGVDYDVRREAPYAAYDRLPLVVHSLTDGDVWSRAMVRLEEILTSIDLLRVCLRDLPGGPVNINDRPDIPPGQAVTRSEAPRGEVIYYLRTNDTPQPERVKWRVPTFMNWDSLRFMLQDAKIADIAMIVNSIDPCLSCTER, encoded by the coding sequence ATGAGCACGCACAACGTACCCGAGACCTTCAGCATTCCCGTCGGCCCGCTGCATGTGGCCCTCGAGGAGCCGATGTACTTCAAGATCGATGTGCAGGGCGAAACCGTCAGCCACATCGACATCAATGCCGGCCATGCCCATCGCGGCATCGAGTACCTGACGACCAAGCGCTCGATGTACCAGAACGTGGTGCTGACCGAACGCATCTGCTCGCTGTGCTCCAACAGCCACCCGCAGACCTTCGCCATGGCGGCCGAGAAAATCGCCGGCATCGAGGTGCCCGAGCGTGGCATCTACCTGCGCACCGTCGCCGACGAACTGAAGCGCGTCACCTCGCATCTGTTCAACGTGGCGCTCCTGGTTCACCTCGTCGGCTATGAAACCTACTTCATGCACATGATGCAGGTGCGCGAGATCGGCCAGGACATGCTGGAGTCGATCTTCGGCAACCGCCAGGACATCGGCGCTATGTGCATCGGTGGCGTCCGCTACGACCTCGACGACAAGTCGATCGCCTACATCAAGGGCGCGATCGACAAGATCGAGGCCGAGACGAAGGACATCATCAAGACCTTCAAGACCAATGGCTCGATCCTTCGCCGCACCAAGGGCGTGGGCGTGCTCACCCATGCCGACGCCATCACCTGTGGCGTCGTCGGCCCGGTGGCCCGCGCGTCTGGCGTCGATTACGACGTGCGTCGCGAAGCGCCCTACGCCGCCTACGATCGCCTGCCGCTGGTCGTGCACTCGCTGACCGACGGCGACGTCTGGTCGCGCGCCATGGTCCGTCTCGAGGAAATCCTGACCTCGATCGACCTGCTGCGCGTCTGCCTGCGCGACCTGCCCGGCGGCCCGGTCAACATCAACGACCGCCCGGACATCCCGCCCGGACAGGCGGTGACCCGCAGCGAAGCGCCGCGCGGCGAAGTGATCTACTATCTCCGCACCAACGATACGCCGCAGCCGGAACGCGTGAAGTGGCGCGTGCCGACGTTCATGAACTGGGACAGCCTGCGCTTCATGCTGCAGGACGCCAAGATCGCGGACATCGCCATGATCGTCAACAGCATCGACCCCTGCCTTTCCTGCACGGAACGCTGA
- a CDS encoding 4Fe-4S dicluster domain-containing protein — translation MAFMIDTSTCTSCGACEDECPNKAISHKGKVYSINAKKCTECEGHFDTQQCAEVCPSGSCMQAAA, via the coding sequence ATGGCCTTTATGATTGACACCTCCACCTGCACCTCCTGCGGCGCCTGCGAAGACGAATGCCCGAACAAGGCGATCAGCCACAAGGGCAAGGTCTACTCGATCAATGCCAAGAAGTGCACCGAGTGCGAAGGTCACTTCGACACGCAGCAGTGCGCCGAAGTCTGCCCGTCGGGCTCCTGCATGCAGGCTGCCGCCTGA
- the hisD gene encoding histidinol dehydrogenase codes for MTDVSFHDYAKLDAEGRAALLKRSETDLTFFLDKVGPIIEAVKTEGDAALYRFARDLDKAEVKPGALKASEAEFDAAFKAVEPEVVEAIRYGIENIRSFHEEQKPEAMWLKEIRPGAFAGDRVTPIKSVALYIPRGKGAFPSVTMMTAVPAVVAGVPDLAIVTPPTPDGSVDAATLVAARLAGVETVYKVGGAQAVAAVAFGTETVKPALKIVGPGSPWVVAAKRLLSGVIDAGLPAGPSEAIIFADDTVHGGLAALDVLIEAEHGPDSSAYIVTHSRRVAEEALAALPEHWARMTPQRVEFSKKVLGGAFGGIILTSSVEESHAFVNAYAPEHLEILSTDPYAHLGKITEAAEILMGPYTPVSIANFGLGPNAVLPTSRWARTWGPLSVFDFVKRSSIGYVTAGAYPELAHTARVLARYEGFSSHEQAVSSVRDAYLKG; via the coding sequence ATGACCGACGTTTCCTTCCACGACTACGCCAAGCTTGATGCCGAGGGCCGCGCCGCCCTGCTCAAGCGCTCGGAAACCGACCTCACCTTCTTCCTCGACAAGGTCGGCCCGATCATCGAGGCGGTGAAGACGGAAGGCGATGCGGCGCTCTACCGCTTCGCTCGTGATCTCGACAAGGCCGAGGTGAAGCCCGGTGCGCTCAAGGCGTCCGAAGCCGAGTTCGACGCCGCCTTCAAGGCGGTGGAGCCTGAGGTGGTAGAGGCGATCCGCTACGGCATCGAGAACATTCGCTCCTTCCACGAGGAGCAGAAGCCTGAGGCGATGTGGCTGAAGGAGATCCGCCCCGGCGCCTTCGCCGGCGACCGGGTGACGCCCATCAAGTCGGTGGCGCTCTACATTCCGCGCGGCAAGGGCGCCTTCCCGTCGGTGACCATGATGACGGCCGTGCCGGCCGTGGTTGCCGGCGTGCCGGATCTCGCCATCGTTACCCCGCCGACGCCGGATGGCTCGGTCGACGCGGCGACGCTGGTTGCCGCCCGCCTCGCCGGTGTCGAGACGGTCTACAAGGTTGGCGGCGCGCAGGCCGTCGCGGCTGTCGCCTTCGGCACGGAGACGGTGAAGCCGGCGCTGAAGATCGTCGGCCCCGGCAGCCCGTGGGTGGTGGCGGCCAAGCGTCTGCTGTCCGGCGTCATCGACGCGGGCCTGCCCGCCGGTCCGTCGGAAGCGATCATCTTCGCCGACGATACGGTGCATGGCGGTCTCGCCGCCCTCGACGTGCTGATCGAAGCGGAGCATGGGCCGGACTCGTCCGCCTATATCGTCACCCACTCGCGCCGGGTTGCCGAGGAGGCATTGGCCGCGCTACCCGAGCACTGGGCGCGCATGACGCCGCAGCGGGTCGAGTTCTCCAAGAAAGTGCTCGGCGGCGCCTTTGGCGGCATCATCCTGACCTCCTCGGTCGAGGAGAGCCATGCCTTCGTCAACGCCTATGCGCCGGAGCACCTTGAGATCCTGTCCACCGACCCCTATGCCCATCTCGGCAAGATCACCGAGGCGGCGGAGATCCTGATGGGTCCGTATACGCCGGTGTCCATCGCCAACTTCGGCCTCGGCCCCAATGCGGTGCTGCCGACCAGTCGTTGGGCGCGCACCTGGGGCCCGCTGTCGGTGTTCGACTTCGTCAAGCGCTCGTCGATCGGCTACGTGACGGCCGGCGCCTATCCGGAACTCGCCCACACCGCCCGGGTGCTTGCCCGCTACGAGGGCTTCTCCTCGCATGAACAGGCGGTGTCGTCGGTGCGCGACGCCTATCTCAAGGGCTGA
- a CDS encoding ABC transporter permease translates to MKGDRSKAVTLWAFVIVALVMLSAPTLVVLGASFTAGNMLTFPPEGLSLKWYAQIAGATDLRDAFLRSLIVASICTAISIPTGTLAGIALAKYRVRFAWGVQVYLLLPFTVPLIGSGIGLMLIFGKWGLLGQLWPVGVACAVINLPFMIWAVTASAASLDPDLELAAANCGAPPLSTFLAVTVPAVTPGIITGALLMFILALNEFLVSLLLVDARIVTLPVQIYNSIRSIITPDLAAISVVFIAVAAIAIALLDWLVGLDIFLKSK, encoded by the coding sequence ATGAAGGGCGACCGTTCCAAGGCCGTGACGCTCTGGGCCTTTGTTATCGTCGCGCTGGTCATGCTGTCGGCGCCGACGCTCGTCGTGCTGGGCGCTTCGTTCACGGCCGGCAACATGCTCACCTTTCCGCCCGAGGGGCTGTCGCTCAAGTGGTATGCGCAGATCGCCGGGGCCACTGACCTGCGCGATGCCTTCCTGCGGTCGCTGATCGTCGCCTCTATCTGCACCGCGATCTCCATACCCACGGGAACGCTGGCCGGCATCGCCCTTGCCAAGTATCGCGTGCGCTTCGCCTGGGGTGTTCAGGTCTATTTGCTGTTGCCGTTCACCGTACCGCTGATCGGCTCGGGCATCGGCCTGATGCTGATCTTCGGCAAGTGGGGGCTGCTCGGCCAGCTCTGGCCGGTGGGCGTCGCCTGCGCGGTGATCAACCTGCCGTTCATGATCTGGGCGGTGACGGCCAGCGCCGCCAGCCTCGATCCCGATCTCGAACTCGCCGCCGCCAACTGCGGCGCGCCGCCGCTCTCCACCTTCCTGGCGGTGACCGTGCCGGCGGTGACGCCCGGCATCATCACCGGCGCGCTTCTGATGTTCATCCTGGCGCTCAACGAGTTCCTGGTGTCGCTGCTCTTGGTCGACGCGCGCATCGTCACGCTGCCGGTGCAGATCTACAACTCCATCCGCTCGATCATCACGCCCGATCTCGCTGCGATTTCCGTGGTGTTCATTGCCGTCGCGGCGATCGCCATCGCGCTGCTCGACTGGCTGGTCGGGCTGGATATCTTCCTGAAATCGAAATGA
- a CDS encoding ABC transporter permease, with protein sequence MRPSRTSYPLSWRLMDALEAVAAALWPRSFSAAVPWLMLMPAVVLVGLLVLGLWDMADGSFRTLDTATFLPSDDYSLSNYDRAFTEKLFFTVASRSLIGSLIVTVVTLVFAFPYSYVMVRTRSAALRKFLLIALFLPFFIGQVVRAYGWLIILGSQGMVNEALGLVGVAPIRLLYNYPAVLFGLVQYMLPFAVLMLAPALTAIPEEMESAAGSLGANWVRTFIHVVLPLAKPGFVGAGLVVLTLSLTDFAIPAILGGGSQDFIANAIYDQFFRTSDQGMGATLALLLVAVGSIMVGVVFALFGAGTLAMGRSK encoded by the coding sequence ATGCGTCCGAGCCGTACTTCCTATCCTCTCTCCTGGCGCCTGATGGACGCCCTCGAGGCGGTGGCCGCCGCCCTTTGGCCGCGCAGCTTTTCGGCGGCGGTGCCCTGGCTGATGCTGATGCCGGCCGTCGTCCTGGTCGGCCTCCTGGTCCTTGGCCTGTGGGACATGGCCGACGGCTCGTTCCGGACGCTCGACACCGCGACCTTCCTGCCATCCGACGACTATTCGCTTTCCAACTACGATCGCGCCTTCACCGAGAAGCTGTTCTTCACGGTGGCGAGCCGCAGTCTGATCGGCTCGCTGATCGTGACGGTCGTCACGCTCGTCTTCGCCTTCCCCTATTCCTACGTCATGGTGCGGACGCGCTCGGCCGCCTTGCGCAAGTTCCTGCTGATCGCCCTGTTCCTGCCCTTCTTCATCGGCCAGGTGGTGCGCGCCTATGGCTGGCTGATCATCCTGGGCTCGCAGGGCATGGTCAACGAGGCGCTCGGGCTCGTCGGTGTGGCGCCGATCCGCCTCCTCTACAACTATCCGGCCGTCTTGTTCGGCCTCGTGCAGTACATGCTGCCGTTTGCCGTGCTGATGCTGGCGCCGGCGCTCACCGCCATTCCCGAGGAGATGGAATCGGCGGCCGGCTCGCTCGGCGCCAACTGGGTGCGGACCTTCATCCACGTGGTGCTGCCGCTCGCCAAGCCCGGCTTCGTCGGCGCCGGCCTCGTCGTGCTGACGCTGTCGCTGACCGATTTCGCCATTCCGGCCATTCTTGGCGGCGGCTCGCAGGACTTTATCGCCAACGCCATCTACGACCAGTTCTTCCGCACCTCCGACCAGGGCATGGGCGCAACGCTGGCGCTGCTCTTGGTGGCCGTCGGCTCGATCATGGTCGGCGTTGTGTTTGCGTTGTTTGGGGCCGGCACCTTGGCCATGGGGAGGTCGAAATGA